A single Marinilabiliales bacterium DNA region contains:
- a CDS encoding iron-regulated protein: MIKSIILIIALSSIFLGFDRHKPAYVIYNEEGREVSYRRMMRAISGADILLFGELHDNPISHWLQYEVTNDLHGALDGRIMLAAEMFEADNQLILDEYLRGLISESRFEDEAKLWRNYRTDYKPLVEFAKENSIPFIASNIPRRYANMVFRGGFEALEQLGSQALGYIAPLPVEYDPDLPGYSAMLEMSGGGMGHAGENLPKAQAIKDATMAHFMLENHEPGRLLIHFHGTYHSDNFEGIYWYLTRRDPGLNIVTVSTTLQKETGTLDESAEGRANFIIVVPETMTRTY; the protein is encoded by the coding sequence CCGGCCTATGTCATATACAATGAGGAGGGCCGTGAGGTAAGTTACCGAAGGATGATGAGGGCGATCTCCGGTGCCGATATACTGCTGTTCGGAGAGCTGCACGACAATCCGATATCCCACTGGCTTCAATATGAGGTTACAAATGACCTTCATGGCGCCCTGGATGGCCGTATTATGCTCGCAGCAGAGATGTTTGAGGCTGACAACCAATTAATACTTGATGAGTATCTCCGGGGCCTTATATCGGAAAGCAGGTTTGAGGATGAGGCGAAGCTCTGGAGAAACTACAGAACCGATTACAAACCACTGGTTGAGTTTGCAAAGGAAAATTCAATTCCATTTATTGCTTCCAATATTCCACGCAGATATGCCAATATGGTTTTCCGTGGAGGTTTTGAGGCCCTTGAACAACTGGGGTCCCAGGCTCTTGGCTACATTGCTCCTCTTCCTGTTGAATATGATCCGGATCTTCCAGGGTACAGCGCTATGCTGGAGATGAGTGGCGGCGGTATGGGACATGCAGGGGAGAACCTGCCAAAGGCCCAGGCGATAAAGGATGCCACAATGGCCCACTTCATGCTTGAGAACCATGAGCCCGGAAGGTTGTTGATCCATTTTCACGGAACATACCATTCCGATAATTTTGAAGGGATATACTGGTACCTTACGCGCCGGGATCCCGGACTGAATATTGTGACTGTCTCGACAACCCTTCAGAAGGAAACAGGCACACTTGATGAAAGTGCCGAAGGCCGTGCGAACTTTATTATAGTGGTGCCGGAGACCATGACGCGGACATACTGA